A region from the Medicago truncatula cultivar Jemalong A17 chromosome 6, MtrunA17r5.0-ANR, whole genome shotgun sequence genome encodes:
- the LOC25480222 gene encoding arginase, mitochondrial-like isoform X1: MMSNIARRGFNYKQPLARATHVIEIRQNRVIDGVKMMSAAPQQRYDLLEKTTELLKSGQESVIKASLEYLQVKAKITGELALAFNRSTIATSTLLGVPWGHSSSFVEGPAIFLHPRIRKAIWHGSTDSITDKGKNLNDPHVIADVGDVPVQDIRDFGVKDDRLTKLIRDSVKIVMDQPTLRPLVLGCDQSVSLSVVRTIYEQLAGPVDVLHFGAHLDHENPLVQSKEKGYVNRLVQVGLRSITPEGRKEAKKNNAEIHEMKDFEKERHDLEKLKLGVGEGVKGVYVSIDVDCLDHDYAREVSLHESRALSLQDVLNILQNLEGDIVGGDVVEYNPQHDDTNYKTTARVTAKLIKELAAKMSK; this comes from the exons AAGATGATGTCCGCTGCACCACAACAAAGATACGATTTGCTCGAAAAAACAACGGAATTGTTAAAATCTGGTCAAGAGAGTGTGATAAAGGCATCACTTGAATATCTTCAAGTAAAAGCAAAGATTACG GGAGAACTTGCACTGGCTTTTAATCGAAGTACTATAGCAACCTCAACTCTTCTTGGAGTGCCTTGGGGACACAGTTCATCATTCGTCGAAGGCCCTGCAATATTTCTTCATCCTCGCATTAGGAAGGCCATTTGGCATGGTAGCACAGACTCAATAACTGATAAAG GCAAGAATTTAAACGACCCACATGTGATAGCTGATGTTGGTGATGTCCCTGTCCAAGATATTCGAGATTTTGGAGTCAAAGATGACAGATTAACGAAGTTAATTAGAGATTCTGTCAAGATTGTGATGGATCAG CCTACATTGCGTCCCTTAGTTTTGGGATGTGATCAATCCGTATCATTATCTGTTGTTAGAACTATATATGAGCAGCTTGCCGGTCCTGTTGATGTTCTTCATTTTGGTGCACATCTTGATCATGAGAATCCCTTAGTTCAATCCAAGGAGAAGGGCTATGTGAACCGACTAGTGCAG GTCGGTTTGCGATCAATAACACCTGAAGGACGTAAAgaagccaaaaaaaataatgcagAGATACATGAAATGaaagattttgaaaaagaacGCCATGATTTAGAGAAACTG AAACTAGGAGTTGGTGAAGGTGTTAAAGGAGTATATGTATCAATAGATGTGGATTGTCTTGATCATGATTACGCTAGAGAAGTGTCTTTACATGAATCAAGGGCACTTTCTTTACAAGATGTTCtcaatattcttcaaaatctcgaAGGTGATATCGTTGGTGGAGATGTTGTCGAGTACAACCCACAACATGATGATACTAATTATAAGACGACTGCCCGGGTTACTGCTAAACTGATCAAAGAATTAGCGGCAAAAATGTCCAAATGA
- the LOC25480222 gene encoding arginase, mitochondrial-like isoform X2, which translates to MMSNIARRGFNYKQPLARATHVIEIRQNRVIDGVMMSAAPQQRYDLLEKTTELLKSGQESVIKASLEYLQVKAKITGELALAFNRSTIATSTLLGVPWGHSSSFVEGPAIFLHPRIRKAIWHGSTDSITDKGKNLNDPHVIADVGDVPVQDIRDFGVKDDRLTKLIRDSVKIVMDQPTLRPLVLGCDQSVSLSVVRTIYEQLAGPVDVLHFGAHLDHENPLVQSKEKGYVNRLVQVGLRSITPEGRKEAKKNNAEIHEMKDFEKERHDLEKLKLGVGEGVKGVYVSIDVDCLDHDYAREVSLHESRALSLQDVLNILQNLEGDIVGGDVVEYNPQHDDTNYKTTARVTAKLIKELAAKMSK; encoded by the exons ATGATGTCCGCTGCACCACAACAAAGATACGATTTGCTCGAAAAAACAACGGAATTGTTAAAATCTGGTCAAGAGAGTGTGATAAAGGCATCACTTGAATATCTTCAAGTAAAAGCAAAGATTACG GGAGAACTTGCACTGGCTTTTAATCGAAGTACTATAGCAACCTCAACTCTTCTTGGAGTGCCTTGGGGACACAGTTCATCATTCGTCGAAGGCCCTGCAATATTTCTTCATCCTCGCATTAGGAAGGCCATTTGGCATGGTAGCACAGACTCAATAACTGATAAAG GCAAGAATTTAAACGACCCACATGTGATAGCTGATGTTGGTGATGTCCCTGTCCAAGATATTCGAGATTTTGGAGTCAAAGATGACAGATTAACGAAGTTAATTAGAGATTCTGTCAAGATTGTGATGGATCAG CCTACATTGCGTCCCTTAGTTTTGGGATGTGATCAATCCGTATCATTATCTGTTGTTAGAACTATATATGAGCAGCTTGCCGGTCCTGTTGATGTTCTTCATTTTGGTGCACATCTTGATCATGAGAATCCCTTAGTTCAATCCAAGGAGAAGGGCTATGTGAACCGACTAGTGCAG GTCGGTTTGCGATCAATAACACCTGAAGGACGTAAAgaagccaaaaaaaataatgcagAGATACATGAAATGaaagattttgaaaaagaacGCCATGATTTAGAGAAACTG AAACTAGGAGTTGGTGAAGGTGTTAAAGGAGTATATGTATCAATAGATGTGGATTGTCTTGATCATGATTACGCTAGAGAAGTGTCTTTACATGAATCAAGGGCACTTTCTTTACAAGATGTTCtcaatattcttcaaaatctcgaAGGTGATATCGTTGGTGGAGATGTTGTCGAGTACAACCCACAACATGATGATACTAATTATAAGACGACTGCCCGGGTTACTGCTAAACTGATCAAAGAATTAGCGGCAAAAATGTCCAAATGA